taaatgtaactgtgacaagactttacacattgtgtaatttggaagcgtgcacaaagtaatgttttaaaagatttgtggctataaaaatagccgtttttgttgagcaatgacaacgcttaacctccgaatccgtaaagagttcttccttgacgttttaaggcataaacaacatccatagcggtaacggtcttgcgtttagcgtgctctgtgtaggttacagcatcacgaataacattctctaagaaaaccttcagtacacctctggtttcctcatagataaggccagagatacgtttgacaccacctcgtcgagcaagacgccgaatagcaggttttgtgattccctgaatgttatcacgaagaatttttcggtgacgtttagcacctccttttcccaatcctttacctccttttccgcgtccagacatattgatatagttgcgtacagaacgagtacaaaaacaacgtttgagttaacagaattcagacagctttaaaaagaggccataaaattacctactgctcgtggaaacaccctaattaaccaatagagttgcgtcattacaaaatgttccgaacattttgtacatttttttaagtaaaactgtagtttttttaaaaattcgtggtcttaatgtttcagtaaggcaataaatttggcatcgttggaattcgccaaaccttctgctacttactaaaaaaaaaaaaagtcaaaagcttttgtgtatcagaagatacagccgttttcccgtagccaaaaaacacagattttataaaaatgttaaagtaatgagcgtaatgtcattatgcagccaatcagaaattactttcttagcaccaatcaaatggtttgttttgaaccttagctgtcaatcaatatgagaaataaaactttggcgcgatagtgcattttagaccgtcttgtgtatccgtactacatcgacttcttaaaatatggctcgtacaaagcaaactgcacgtaaatctactggaggaaaggctccacgaaaacaactcgccactaaagctgcgaggaaaagcgcaccagctactggaggagtgaaaaaaccacatcgttacagacctggtacagttgctctcagagaaatcagaagataccagaagtcaaccgagctcttgatccgcaagttgcctttccagcgtcttgtgcgagaaattgctcaggacttcaaaacagatctgcgattccagagcacagccgttatggctctgcaagaggcttctgaagcgtaccttgttggcttgttcgaggatactaacttgtgtgccattcacgcaaaacgagttacaatcatgcctaaagacatccagttggcaagaagaattcgtggggaacgtgcctaagcatcttaccaaacaaaaaacggctatttttatagccacacatccataaaaaatattacggctagctttttatatcaaactttgtcctgctttctgtttaaattttatgctacataaaaattttatgctacataaagtttgacaatgttaaaaatatgaagggcaagaaaagtaaaagcaagaaaataagaaatttaaaaacgaaaatacttaaacttagggaatctaatcttaaatttactcttttttaactgtttaagtgacttaaacaagtttaactttgtaccaagataatgtttttttgtaaatgtgtggctataaaaatagccgtttgttaatgtaatagccagatacacacaaattatttttttgcggtcttctttgctgcctttttgggagtctttttgaccttctttgctgcaggttttttagcaacaggcttctttgtgggtttcttagctgctggtttcttagccgaggctttctttgtggcaggcttctttgctgctttctttggcgtgctcttctttgctggcttcttttttggtgtacttttctttgcagtaggcttctttgccgttggcttttttgctgcggcctttttcttaggtttttctttttttacctgacctagcttgaatgatccagaagcaccagtgcctttagtttgaatcaaatcgcctgatgttactcctcgtttaagagccattttcagatgatgatctgagttttcagcaactttgtaatttgcatgaatatattttgtaatagcttggcgagatgaaccaccgcgttcctttagggtagcgatagcagccttgatcatgtccacatatttagggtgatcagctgtcttctttgcagcaggtttcttcttgggtgcgattttctttggagaagctgcttcactcatttttaatgttttcttacaacaatccaacgataaacgatgcttgttatcacagtagaagtatactaaacattaccgtgtaaatgagatataatttaagacggtgcgaagtatgcggacgtaaaagtaccactcccgggaattgatttggcgcgaaaacagaaatgtgtgtttctgtacatcgtataatgtccgttttgggtgccgcgactatgcgaaagcatgttaatttttatttgtagtacgacgcaatagtctgcaagagaagctgctggagtttgaggtcttcagcattacatctagtctgttaatttgggcttcttccgcgctcgtgttaggattttcataaagcgttctttggtttgcgttgcgtatgtcggcctacatcatcgacacggcctgtttccggctattaggagcaattcatatattgggcactgcgtttcgacttttttattagaccacagtaaaaaaattcactcacagaagtccctttctttcatggctacaaacacgaagaattctgtcgtaagtaaaacgaatgcgcaagccaaaatgacgatggggcgaagtcataagcatggccctgtggcccaatggataaggcatctgactacgaatcaggggattccaggttcgactcctggcagggtcgcactgtcgcatttcggctgcatggtctactgtgtaacgcgcgcgcacgttctggcgtaatgcgttgataaacggaatgtacgcagacatattggaaagtaatatcacgcacttagtatcgtcgcctttgttagcattcatgtaagttaccatccactcgctacagtcgctctccatcctacggctaaatcaacagccgtgatttttactatgtcgccgtccatccgtacgcggtgacagttgtaagctttacagtaacgtgacatgctccacaagcagttacggtgtgtggacgatgcctatcatggcaacgcttgttctttatcgcttctcggcctaatggctaagatcaagtgtagtatctgttcttatcagtttaatatctggtaggccattctctgaatggtcagtatattaatctgatttttggccttgggtcatggaggtggattcattcacgccgtgaccacgggttgccttggtgttgcactattaccgatggcggcccacataagcaataaaagaataatagcagtcctctttccgacggcactctgcatagtctacggcgggaacaaaacgcgtacactgggggagaatacagcctatgccccgcgacacggcagtttataacacactcaagccacaagcattaacaaactttgaagggtaccctcatgctacggtgcagttccaactcatacttacctgacggggaagtaaagactgatcaatgagggttttcttccagagtgaggctcttgcattgcactacgcttgggctgacctctgcgattactgcaaacgtcagtaactcgaccgtacaatttctggtagtgggggcctgcgtccgcgctcgccccctccttaagtcaaaatgaatgagcttagaaaagttgcgcggccaaatgtcggtggtgacttaaacgctaaggtaaaacctcgcttggctgttacgaaacgtgattgcgatataagtcctcggaaggcggcggaattttattttatttgccattccgtcagggttattggatgatcggcaatagatcgagtttgtatgcatttgaaagctcttttttctcgtactatcacctgaaaatgtcgtaggaaaatgtcataggaaacactttcaacaaccgccacgttccttaattgttataacaagaaatatatcacagcaaatgaaaatgaaaagcctacgacaccgggagttcccaggcggtcccccatccaagtactatcccggcccgacgatgcttaacttccgtgatcagacgagaacgggtgtgttcatcgtggtatggccgt
This is a stretch of genomic DNA from Hydractinia symbiolongicarpus strain clone_291-10 chromosome 9, HSymV2.1, whole genome shotgun sequence. It encodes these proteins:
- the LOC130657102 gene encoding histone H1-delta-like produces the protein MSEAASPKKIAPKKKPAAKKTADHPKYVDMIKAAIATLKERGGSSRQAITKYIHANYKVAENSDHHLKMALKRGVTSGDLIQTKGTGASGSFKLGQVKKEKPKKKAAAKKPTAKKPTAKKSTPKKKPAKKSTPKKAAKKPATKKASAKKPAAKKPTKKPVAKKPAAKKVKKTPKKAAKKTAKK
- the LOC130657116 gene encoding histone H4 → MSGRGKGGKGLGKGGAKRHRKILRDNIQGITKPAIRRLARRGGVKRISGLIYEETRGVLKVFLENVIRDAVTYTEHAKRKTVTAMDVVYALKRQGRTLYGFGG